Part of the Chloroflexota bacterium genome is shown below.
ACCTAAGCCACTGCCACCCATTTTAGTCGTCCAGCCCAAGGCTTGGTTTAATGATTGAGCCTGATTTAAATGATCAAGCAAATCGGCAGGAAAGCCCTTGCCCGTATCGTAGATCACAATCTGTGTTGATTGAGGCGTTTGTTCAACCTGAATGAAGATTTGACCTTCGCCAGGGTAGCGTAACAACGCCTCAATTGCGTTTTGCAAAATCGTATGAATCGCCAAGCGCAAAAAAAGTGCATCGCCAACCACAATACAATCAGCGGGGCAATCGATCTGAATCGTCGAATTCAAGCCATGGCGTTGCATTTCGCTTTGACATTCAGCTTGTTCAGTTTGCAGCAGCGGCAATAATTGGATGGGCATTCGTTGCTGCGGCAGTAATTGGCCTTCGCGGGTGAGCACCAACAATTCGGTGGTTAGTTGGCGAATTGAATCGGCGGTGGTTTGTAATACGCGCACCAACTCTTGCGGGTGAATCGCGTTGTGATCGATCACTGTTTGTTCGGCAAGATGCTGATTGAGCATTGGCAACAGCACATCAAGGCTATTGCTGTAGGAGCGCAATTCGTGCTGAAAAAAGCGCATAAATTGGCGAACTTGCTGCTCTTTGCTCAGTTGAGCTTCGGTTTTGACCCGCGCTTTGGCAAATTGGACTGCCTGCGACGTGACCCCCCAGAGCATCAAAAACTCCAAAATGTTGAATGCGATGATTGCTGGCGTAAACACGCGCCAACCGCCAGCATGAATTGACGCAACAATCGTGACTGAGAGC
Proteins encoded:
- a CDS encoding HAMP domain-containing histidine kinase — encoded protein: MPEQPIVPWKVRAWHWIKQWWQDIVHGADPFATLTAILALFTALIGVMGAVNLDYGGAPTAVILLDFGVTLCLGGLAWWMFRQPNALWPRWIVVAVLTLACFYVLATIPSDAAVVVLTMLPILMAMLASRRWWPIAFYPLSVTIVASIHAGGWRVFTPAIIAFNILEFLMLWGVTSQAVQFAKARVKTEAQLSKEQQVRQFMRFFQHELRSYSNSLDVLLPMLNQHLAEQTVIDHNAIHPQELVRVLQTTADSIRQLTTELLVLTREGQLLPQQRMPIQLLPLLQTEQAECQSEMQRHGLNSTIQIDCPADCIVVGDALFLRLAIHTILQNAIEALLRYPGEGQIFIQVEQTPQSTQIVIYDTGKGFPADLLDHLNQAQSLNQALGWTTKMGGSGLGMPLIRHVALLHGGTAQFSNRPEGGAQIKLNLPQV